GGCCACCGGCTCGCCATCCACCACCAGGATGCGCTTCATCGCACTCACCGCCCACCCCAGGGTTGTGGGCGTCCACCCCCCATGCGGCGCACGGGGGTGGCCGGCAGGGGAAAGGCCAGCTCCAGGGCATCCGCCGCGTCGGCCAGTGGCCCGTGCGCGGCCTCGATGCGCGCGAACTTCGCCCGCACCCGCTCCATCATGTCCACCGGCAGCAGCCGCCGGACGATGGGGAAGAACCGCCCCTCCTCCGCCTCCGTGTGGCCCCGCTCCAGGCGCACGTAGCGCTCCGCGAGCACGTAGATGTCCTCGGGCTCCTTCTCGCCCCGGGTCACCGCACGCGCCGTCTCGCGCAGCTCCTCCGCCAGCTCGCGCCCCATGGCGTGCTGCCCGGAGAGCGCCGCCATCACACCCTCGCCCAGCGGCAACCCCCGCGAGGTGATGGCCTGGAAGACCTCGCCCTCCTTCGCGTCATGGCTGCCATCCACGAAGGTGAGGAGGAAGTGCGCGGCCCGCTCGAAGAGCACCGGGGAGACGTCACCTCCGCCACGCCCGTGCACCACGGCCCGCTCGAGCACGTCCAGGACGCGTTCGATGTGGCGATGCTCGTTCATCAGGATGTCGATGGCGTCCATGTTCACACCGTCCGGGAGAAGCGGGGCCGCTCGGCCCGGCGCAGGTAGGCGTCGAACACCATCGCCACGTTGCGCACGAACAGCCGGCCCAGGGGGGTCACCTCGAGCTGGCTCCCCTCCCGGCGCACCAGCCCATCGTCTTCCAGCGGCTTGAGCCGCTCCAACTCCAGCGCGAAGTCGCGCGTGCCGTCCTCGCCCAGGTCCACCC
This is a stretch of genomic DNA from Archangium violaceum. It encodes these proteins:
- a CDS encoding hemerythrin domain-containing protein; translated protein: MDAIDILMNEHRHIERVLDVLERAVVHGRGGGDVSPVLFERAAHFLLTFVDGSHDAKEGEVFQAITSRGLPLGEGVMAALSGQHAMGRELAEELRETARAVTRGEKEPEDIYVLAERYVRLERGHTEAEEGRFFPIVRRLLPVDMMERVRAKFARIEAAHGPLADAADALELAFPLPATPVRRMGGGRPQPWGGR